One genomic segment of Blastopirellula marina includes these proteins:
- a CDS encoding fructose-bisphosphatase class III gives MQTTSHSFKRPKADLSILELLALQFPNADAAIAETARLAAVQTLPKGVVHVISDIHGEDKKLQHVINNASGTLRPLVEDMFAGSMTGPELEEFLKLTFYPAEVTKRVGETLTQPEEIRTYSLRMLMSQLELLRYLVSNFSLRLATNLFPAEYRELLLEMMHAPSTERGPEFIGAILDELVRRGKALHLVHLLGRLIRNLAVDELIIAGDLWDRGPRGDRVMDYLQLQPNVEFIWGNHDMLWLAASLGHEAAICTVLRVSLRYRRIGQLDEGYSVPLTPLENLARTVYADDPAEFFMPKGQGMRPNEVVARMQKAVAIIQFKLEGQMIERNPHWELEHRRLMHRINFQEGTIEIDGQTYALRDTNFPTVDPENPYQLSEEESACLHRLKHSFLNSQKLREQMRYMVGHGSMYLKRDDCLIFHGCVPVDEEGNFLPVTIDQKSVAGRAMFEEIETVVRRAFVNSEQADLDFLWYLWSGPRSPLFGKDRIATLERDFIADKKPHHETKNTYFTLIHETEFCDKVLLEFGMEPDCGLIVNGHVPVKVEAGESPLKRSGKAITIDGAFSEAYGDYGYTLVLETDRIVLAQHSHFESVEAAIRDGVDIIPHVQNIRVFDSPRRTRDTERGQRIGFRMEMLERLIEAYQENRLHERPVVSRP, from the coding sequence GACAAGAAGCTACAGCACGTCATCAACAATGCCTCAGGCACGCTTCGCCCTTTGGTCGAAGACATGTTTGCCGGCTCGATGACAGGCCCTGAACTGGAAGAGTTCCTGAAGCTAACCTTCTATCCAGCCGAAGTGACCAAACGCGTTGGGGAAACACTTACACAGCCAGAAGAGATTCGAACTTACTCGCTGCGAATGTTGATGTCTCAGCTTGAACTGTTGCGATACCTGGTTTCCAATTTCAGTCTGCGTCTGGCAACGAACCTCTTTCCAGCAGAATACCGAGAACTTCTACTCGAGATGATGCATGCCCCTTCCACGGAACGGGGACCGGAATTCATCGGGGCAATCCTTGATGAGCTTGTCCGACGAGGCAAAGCGCTGCACTTGGTCCATCTGCTAGGGCGACTGATTCGCAACCTGGCCGTTGACGAGTTGATCATCGCTGGCGACCTGTGGGACCGGGGGCCACGCGGCGACAGGGTAATGGACTATCTTCAATTGCAACCCAATGTCGAATTCATTTGGGGCAATCACGACATGCTGTGGCTGGCAGCCTCCCTTGGACACGAAGCGGCGATCTGCACGGTGCTTCGTGTCTCACTCAGGTATCGCCGCATCGGCCAACTCGATGAAGGTTACAGCGTTCCCCTGACACCGCTGGAAAATTTGGCACGTACCGTTTACGCCGACGACCCTGCCGAGTTCTTCATGCCCAAGGGACAAGGGATGCGTCCCAATGAAGTCGTCGCGCGAATGCAAAAGGCTGTGGCGATCATTCAGTTCAAGCTCGAGGGGCAGATGATCGAGCGAAATCCACACTGGGAACTGGAACATCGAAGGTTAATGCATCGCATCAACTTCCAGGAGGGAACCATTGAAATCGATGGCCAAACCTACGCCCTTCGCGACACCAATTTCCCGACCGTCGATCCAGAAAACCCGTATCAACTCAGCGAAGAAGAGTCGGCTTGCCTTCATCGTTTGAAGCACTCGTTCCTTAACAGCCAGAAACTACGCGAACAGATGCGTTATATGGTTGGCCATGGATCGATGTACCTGAAGCGTGACGATTGCCTGATCTTTCATGGCTGCGTGCCGGTCGATGAGGAGGGCAACTTTCTGCCGGTGACCATCGATCAAAAGTCGGTCGCCGGGCGGGCCATGTTCGAAGAAATCGAAACGGTCGTTCGACGTGCTTTTGTCAATTCAGAACAAGCCGACCTCGATTTCCTGTGGTACCTCTGGAGCGGTCCACGATCTCCCTTGTTCGGCAAGGACCGTATCGCAACCCTGGAACGTGACTTCATCGCGGACAAGAAGCCCCACCACGAGACAAAAAACACCTATTTCACGCTCATCCACGAGACAGAGTTCTGCGACAAGGTCCTCTTGGAATTTGGCATGGAGCCTGATTGCGGCCTGATCGTTAATGGCCATGTTCCCGTAAAAGTCGAAGCCGGCGAATCTCCACTGAAACGAAGCGGTAAAGCGATTACCATCGACGGTGCGTTCTCGGAAGCGTATGGCGATTATGGTTACACCCTGGTACTAGAAACTGACCGCATCGTTCTGGCGCAACACTCCCACTTTGAATCGGTGGAAGCAGCCATTCGGGATGGGGTGGATATCATCCCTCATGTTCAGAATATTCGCGTCTTTGATTCGCCACGGAGAACCCGCGATACGGAACGCGGTCAACGAATCGGTTTCCGCATGGAAATGCTCGAACGATTGATCGAAGCCTATCAAGAGAACCGACTACACGAACGCCCTGTCGTAAGCAGGCCTTAG